Sequence from the Pan paniscus chromosome 4, NHGRI_mPanPan1-v2.0_pri, whole genome shotgun sequence genome:
tctactaaaattacaaaaaattagccgggtgtggtggcgggcgcctgtagtcccagctactcgggaggctgaggcaggagaatggcgtgaacctgggaggcggagcttgcagtgagccgagatcgtgccactgcactccagcctgggcaaccatgcgagactccatctcagaaaaaaaaagaaaaaaaacacacacacacacaccaatgacAAAACATTCAGAAAGGGTAGATATTTGTACAAGTCAAATGACTGATCTGTGTGGCTGGTGTTGGCACTCAAGTCAGATCAGTAGTATTCCAGAGCATGTGCTCTCAACAAAGTCAATGGTTATCAAGGTTTGAATGATCCCAGGTCTTCAGGAAAGAGAACGCAGTTACCTGTTGTGTAAGAGTACAATGATGAGCTGGTGGGTTCTGTCCTTATTGCTCCCTGCAGTGTCATAGGGTGGGTTTCTGCTGGCTGAGGTGAAGATGGTGAAGTGGCTACtggaatgaaaagaatggaagaatTGTTCCATTTGTGGAGGAAAATGTGCAccccaagaaaaataaagaacaaaactagaatcAGGAATTACCATCACCTTTCCATGGGCCCTTCTCCTGGCCTTCCACAGTGGGCATGCAGGGCTTCTACCGACCCACTTCTGAACCTTTCGGCTCCTCTTAGAAATGTATTCAGAGATGGCCTTCAGGCATTGCCCTGCTATCTAATTATCTCATTAACACGAGGAAATGCGATCTAGATAATGTTCCACATAGTCAATATATACGATTATCTCAAGCTTTCTATACTCCCAGGTTCCCTCTAAATAGACAAAGCCAACAACAGGGCATTTTATGTAGAATACCCAGTtaagctttattttattcatacaAGTGATATTTCACTTTCAGAAAATGGGGGCTTAGGAATTTGCACTAACATGCCCTACCCCCTTCACAACAGCCCCATTCTGGGTTTCCTGGCCTTACTCAAGTTCAATTACCCACACATCTAATAACTAACAGAGAATAGATACAATATTAATTCCTTGAGGTCTCTTAAAGCTGACAATATTGCCCAATGTCAGCCTTAGTAATGATTTACAACCCTAAAGGTAAGGTTCCTGGCAGGACCTGACCCCAGCTCCTTCTGCATCTGCATTCTAGTcattcctttaggggtgattTCCTGTGTTTTCTGACTCATCTTACACTTCTCACGGTAAAGCTTCCATTAGGAATTCTCCAGCATAGGGCTacattcccctttcctttcctgaaATCCCTCCTTTATTTCCTATCAGATATCTCACCTTATTTGCAAAGTTGATCACTTGCCTCTTCACAAAGCATTTACATGATTCCCTTCTCTTAGAGCACCACAGAAATTTAGAGACAATTAGTGACGGTGACTGGATGAATTCCCAAACCTGGCTTTCCTTATTGCCTCTCACtggtctgtttctctttctccaccaCAGTCTCAATAACTTCACTTTTCAACATCACTCTTTCTCCTGTTCTCaactttttcctgttttcctctaGTGCTCAAACCTGTAAGAGGATGTGGCTCTCTTTCGGAACGAAAAACAGAACAACACAGGAGAGTCACGTGGGCAGTCTGTACCCAGTTGAGTTCTGTGCAAAAGATCTCTTGAGCTTAACTTCTTTCCTAAGTTCCTTATGGcatctttcttttctccactgCTCCTACAACCATACATACAATTGTTCCATGGATGTTTTAGGCAGCGAGCAGGTACTAAGGGCACTGAGCAGGGAGGATTGGATGCAAAGATAAATGTCCCTGCGTTCTATTTGCTCCAGGGTTCTCTCATTCCTGGACTGTAATGTTCAACTCATGCAAACTCTTTAGAAAACTATCCAGATAAGAATAACCTCAAGTGATACCATCCTCCAAGTTATAGCCATATAAACCAACTCTTAGGAGAAAGGCAACTTTCTCCCAAATCTCGGCTTTAAATGAAATCAGTGACTTGGGGATGTTCTCCAAAACAAGTCCACTAATCCATCCACCTTAGCAGACACAAGCTAAgtattaaaaagtgaaatcaaCATTGAGAAAGTCTAACAGACTCTCTAGTGTGTGCGGCTGCCTGGAACAAAACTGTTTTTCTTACAAAACTTTTATGGCTCTAAAATCCCAGGTATGACCTAATTAACACCCTCTCTTTCAAACTGAGCTACTAGCCCAACCCTTCAGATCTCTCCTGGTTAAACACACAATTCAATGGGAGTCAAGGGAAATCAATACGTTCCATCAGATTTTTCCAGCTAAGAGGCTGTGACATTTGTTACTCCTCAGAATCCAGAGCCACCCTAAGGGGTCAATGGATTTCTGAGGGCTTTGAGAATCTCCACTAAAAGTTATCTTTTAAATCCCGGAAATGGAAGATTTGAACCTATACTTGTCCTCAGAATGACAAGCTATTTCCCTACCTATCAGTCAAGTTATCCTCCATTTGTATTAAATCTAATGTCTTATTTACAGGGAATTTGAAGTATCAACTATATGGCctgaactgaaaaaaataaactgtacATTCTAAATCCCTAAAGCCCTTAAATCCAATGTTACTTTTTCCTAAGTATAAATCACACCTTTTGCAATTTCCACTGTACATAAACAAATTAAAGGAACTTTGAAGTAAAAATGTGTAAGTCATTGACTACCCTGAAAAGACAGTGTGGTTGTTTAAGGGTTTTTTTCAGTAAAAATGTTAGATCAGGGCAAACTCATCTAAACATAAAACTCAGTGCTGATAATAGGAGGCATGATCCAGTAGTTAAAAGTACTGGCCCTATTTCAAGCTAACAGAGATCAAAACCTGACTCAACCACtttctatctgtgtaaatttcttttttctttctcttttctttctttttcactctgttacccaggctagagtgcagtggtgcaatcatggctcactgtagccttgacctcccggccCCAAGCgattcctccacctcagcctcccaagtgactgggactagaggcatgcaccaccatgtagagacaaggtctctcactatgttgcccaggctggttttgaactcctcgGCTaaaattacagtcatgagccaccacacctggcttctatCTGTGTAACTTTCAACAATGAACTTTTAGACTCTGTCTCAGTTCTCACAATTATAAACCACACCTACAGTGGATATAATTACCCTAAGAATTAAATGCATGAAGCATGGTGCCTGGTAGATAGAAAACAGTAAATGTTAACTTCTCTGAAATCAAGGTCTGCTTTCAGAATGGGCTAAATGATCTCTCTTCAGAGCTCTTCGTGAGGACACAATCTCATTTATCTGACCTTGGTTCTCTGGCATTCCCTGTGTTTTCATCATAAAGTCATACCTAGCTGAGTCAGATCCACAGTATCCCTGTTAGATGTTCTACATCAGTGGTCCAGCTATTTTTGGTTAATAATCAATTTCTTTGAGAATCTGACAAAAAGCAATGGGTCCCCTCACTCCAAAAATGCTTATTGGTGCAAAAGATGCATATAACTTGGGAGTTGGGGAGGATCACAAACCCTGAGGAGACCCTGATTGAAACTCAGGTAAGACCCCTCACTCTAGACTGTCCTTCTACCTTGATACAATGCCCTGGATGGTCTGCAGCTCCTCATTAGAAGGCCTTTGGGCTTCCAAACACATCTGTTTTACCTGGTTCATGGTTCTGCCTGGGCAAAGGCATTGGCGGAACAACCGTTGTTGTCACTGGAACACTTGTTGTTGGAATGCTCGTTGTCGTTGGAACGCTCGTTGTCGTTGAAACAGTCATTGTCGTCGGAACAGTCGTTGTCGTTGGAATGCTCATTGTCGTTGGAACAGTTGTCGTTGGAACAGTCGTTGTCATTGGAACAGTGGTGCTCGTTCGAACAGTCATGACGGTTGGAACAGTTGTGACAATTGGAGTAGTCGTGACCTTGGCTGGAGTCAGAAATCAACATGAGAGTGAGCATAAGTCAAACAAGAAACAAGAGCCTCAGGCTGGAACTGTACCCTAGCACACCAATGACAGACTGTCCCTAGGTGGAGTTAACTTCCTGAACTGTCAATCTTGGTCATTGCCCAGCTAGAAACTGTGACAGGAGAGGGCCTTGGAGACATACCCCTCCTTCCAAAAGAAAAGCAGATGTATTGAAAGGTGCATGCATATTCAGCAAATAAGAACAGATGCCTCATATTTGCACTGAAGCACTTTTTTggggtcagggtctcactctgtcatccaggccggactgcagtggcatgatcaactcactgctgcctcgaactcccaggctcaagcaatcctcctgtgtcagcttcccaagtagctgggactacatgcaggcatcaccacacctggctaatttttaaaaaaacgttttttgtagagactgggcgtggtggctcacgcctgtaatcccagcactttatggggccaaggtgggtggactacttcagctcaggagttcagagttcgagaccagcctgggcaacagggcgaaaccccatctctacaaaaaatagtcaagtgtgatgacacatgcctgaaatctcagctacttgaaaggctgaggcataaggattgatgaaccccagaggtggaggttgcagtgagtagagactgggccactgcactccagcctgagaaacagagcgagaccctgtcttaaaaaaaaaaaaaaaaaagaattgacctAATCTTGCTCACCCTTATAAGGGAAACAATCCAAGTCCAAAAGCTAAGAGACTGCAAATTAAAATTCCTCTTAATTAAAACGAAAATAGAGACATAGCTTATTAAGGTCATAGGTATTGGGTTCTGTTATCATTGTAAGACCTTAGTGGAAGAAGATTCATTAAGAAACAGCAACGGCcgggcgcggcagctcacgcctataatcccagcactttgggaggccgaggcgggtagactgcctgaggtcaggagtttgagaccagcttggccaacatgatgaaaccccatctttactaaaaatacaaaaattagccaggcatggtggtgcgcacctgtagtcccagctactcaggaggccgaggcaggagaattgcttgaacccaggaggcagaggttgcagtgagctgagatcgcatcactgcaccccagcctgggctacagagaaagactctgtctcaaaaaaacaaaacaaaaagtcagcagcaaggctgggtgctgtggctcatgtctgtaggccaagccctttgggaggccgaggcaagtggatcacttgagcccagaagtttgagaccagcctgggcaacatagcgaaaccatatctctacaaaaaaaattttaaaaattagccgggcatggtgatgcactcctgtagtcccagctactcaggaggttgaggcaggacaatcacttgaacccaggaggcaggggttgcagtgagtagcaatcacaccaccgcactccagcctgctacctgggcaacggagtgagactccatctcaaaaaaaaaaaaaaaaaaaaaaaaaggccctgcgtggtggcttacacctgtaatcccagcactttgggagactgaggcaggcagatcatctgaggtcaggagttcaagaccagcctggccaacatggtgaaaccccatctctactaacacaaaatacaaaaactagctgggtatggtggcgcctgcctatagttccagctactcgggaggctgaggcaggagaattgcttgaacctgggaggcagagggttgcagtgagccacaattgtgccattgcacttcagcctgggcaacagcgagactctgtctcaaaaaaagtaaataaaaaaataaaaaacgacAGTTCCTCAAGGTGAATACATTCAGCTTGATAAAAATATTCACTGTATTTTACTATGGAACAGTAAATGCTATTTCTTGGGCCAACTACTATGTTTGAAGTACATTGGCCCTCCATATTTGTGGGTTCTATATCTGTAGATATAACCAAGATTTTGGATGGAAAATGTATGGTGGAAAAAGAAGGATATGTTGTCTGCTGTACTGAACAAATACAGACTTTTTtgtttgtcattattccctaaatatttcagtaaaacaACCAATtgcatagtatttacattgtattcggtgttataagtaatctagagatgatttaaagcatatgGGACTATGTGCATAgtttacatgcaaatactacaccattttatataagggacttgagcatctgcagattttggtatcaaggGGGTCCTGGAAACAATTTCCCATGGATATCAAGGAACAATTGTACTGCTGTAGGAGCTAGTTTGCTGATTCTAGCCTGACCTTGAATTATGCTTGGCCTTGTAACTTCATCTACACAAAAGTTATTCTATTTCCCAAGAACaagagtttatttaaaaacaggACTTACGGGAACCTCCTCTTTccctattaagaaaaaagaaaattactaccAAACAGAAAATTCAATTAACTAGcaagaaatatcaaagaaaaactTACGTGGCACAATCTCCAATGATACGGTGATTTTCATGTCATTGAACCACCCACGGTGCTCAACACGGCAACAATATACGCCACTGTCAGACACAGCTGTATTTTCTATGGTCAAAGAGACATCCCTTCTTGAAAGGTCCCCCAATAGCTTATAGCGTGTGTCCTTCCGATAGGTGACGTGGGTTCCATTGGTCCAGACAATGCCATTTTGGCATGTGAATAGAGAACATGAGCCTCTATTCCAGCACATGGATGTGACAGCTCCACTGTAGTGGCAGGGTAGTGTGACAGACGGACCTGCCTCTCCACCAACCTTTACAGAACCAGctacagaatctgcaaagaagaaaagacaaactgAGAATGAGCCCTCACTATttcatcttggctgggcacagtggctcacacctgtaatccaagaactttgggagaccaaggcaggcagatcaacccaggtcaggagttcaagaccagcctagccaacatggcaaaacccgatctctactaaaaaaaaaaatacaaaaattagcggggtgtagtggtgtaatcccagctactcaggaggctaaggcagggagaagtgcttgaatctgggaggcggaggttgcagcaagctgagctcgtgccactacactccagcctgggtgacagagcagactctgtctccccctccccccaaaaaaaattcttttaattttttttacttgttttactttctttaaaaaaatatgttattcattttttaattgtttattttttatttttttgagacagagtcttgctctgtcacccaggctgtagtgcagtggtgcaaagatcttggctcactgctacccccgcctcctgggttcaagcaattctcatgcatcagcctcccaagtagctgggattacaggcacatgccaccacgcccggctaatttttgtatttttagtagagacaggctggtcttgaactcctgacctcaagggatccacccacctgagcatcccaaagtgctgggattacaggcatgagccaccatgcccggccttgtaaATAGACATTATAGCTGGAAGGTTTTTCCCCTTTTTCCAAGTTAGCTGATATAGCTGGAATCTTTAAAATTTGAGATTATAAGCATTTTTCTATGCTagcattcttttaatttttttttttagacaaagtctttctaaaaagaatttcttctttttttttttttgagacagagtctcgctctgtcgcccaggctggagtgcagtggtgtgatctcggctcactgcaagctccgcctcccaggttcacgccattgtcccgcctcagcctccccagcagctgagactataggcacacgccgccacgcccggctaatttttttgtatttttagtagagacggggtttcaccatgttagccaggatggtctcgatttcctgacctcgtgatctgcccgccttggcctcccaaagtgctgggattacaggtgtgagccaccacgcccggccaccaaGAAATTCTTGTTTAATTTTGCCTAATACTAGTATCATTTTTTTGGATTACACATATAATGCATGCTATTACAATTTGGTTATAGAAGTATATAATGAGAGATTATTTTTCCCCCATAATCCCAAAGGCATATATCACTCCAGaaatttgtgtttaaaaattagGATATGTCTATTTTACTCTTTCCTTATCTCATAGAATGTTTTGAATTAAagtgtttatttcaaaataaaatacttaggccaggtgtggtggctaacgcctataatcccagcactttgggagactgaggtgggaggatcacttgagcccaggaggtctaggttgcagtgaatcaagattgcccaactaggccaggcgcggtgactcacgcctataattccagcactttgggaggccaaggcaggtggatcacaaggtcaggagttcaagatcagcttggccaagatggggaaaccttgtctctactaaaaatacaaaaaaattagctggtagtggtggcaggtacctgtaatcccagctatttgggagactgaggcagagaattgcttgaacccaggaggcggaggctgcagtgagccgagatcacaccactgaactctagcctgggcgacagagtgagactctgtctcaaaaaaaaaaagattgccctactgcactccagagtgagacctcatgaagagagagagagagagagagagaaagaaaagaaagaaagaaagaaagaaagaaagaaagaaagaaagaaagaaagaaggaaagaaagaaagaaagagaattgaATGTGGCTGAAAAAAATTGGAAggcacaaaaaaatacaataaggattaaccctccctccacctcccaccctctgcccccaTCCCACATTACCCACTGTCACTATTTCCTATATACATGTGTCTATGCATATACATCTAACCACTCCCTTTTTGTTTAAACACAAACGGCAGCATGTGACACACTGTGCTGCATCTTGCCTTGTTCATTTAGCCATGAATGTTGTAATTCACAGCAGTTAAGCAATTTCTTTGGCCTAAAACTTTATTCTGGTCCTGCTCACTAGTTAACTCATAGCCATACAACGGTGCCCAAAGAACATCTACATTaatccaccaccaccatcccctccccttcccctaccCCATTCTCTGGCTTCTAACCCCCCTCTACTCCCTTCTTCCCGCCCAGGGCACCTACTCACTTACCTGCCAGATGTAGGATGAGGCTTAAGATGACCACTTGAGGATGCATTATGGGATCAGCCTGAAGGAAAATGAGCAGACAGGCTGGTTGGTACCCTCCACCAGATGGTATCTGATCAAGTCTTAAATCTCAGATTGCAACTTATCTTTTCACCCAGTTGGTTGATTCATATGAGCCTGCTCTGCTGGAAATGAGAGAAGACCACATATAACGGCTTCAGAGCTCTGTTAGTTCCCTGCAGCTGAGAGCTCTGTGCCTTCCAAAGGACAGGGAAAGCTGTCCACAGAAACAGCCCCTGACTTCCCAGCTTCTTCCCCACACATAGCCGCCAAACTGACTCCTGGTCCTGATACAGGGTATCAGggaacaaacaaaaaggaaacagggccgggcgcggtggctcacacctgtaatcctagcactttgggaggccaaggcgggcagatcacgaagtcaggagatcgagaccatcctggctaaaagggtgaaaccccgtctctactaaaaatacaaaaaattagccgggcgtggtcactggcgcctgtagtcccagctactcgggaggctgaggcaggagaatggcgtgaacccgtgggaggcggaccttgcagtgagccgagatcgcgccactgcactccagcctgggcgacagagcaagactccgtctcaaaaaacaaaacaaaaaaaaaaaagaaaaggaaactggaaGCAGAGAACCAGCGTGGCTCAATGGCAGCACGAGAGCAAATGCCAGCATTCCAGTGGCAGAGATGCACTTGCTTTTCAGAGTAAACTGGGCCTCTGGTGGACGTGGAGCTTTTCCTACTCAGTGGCCACAACGACTTATCCCTAGCCTTAACAGTCATATTGCCAAGTTTGCCATTAGCAAGAGAAATTGAGAGTGAATGTGAATCACTGTGCCTAACCTTTCATGCTCCTGGACAACATGCTTCAGACTATACCTCCTTACCAAGGGATTTCAAGAGAATGCTTCAGGAAACAGAAGTCTGGAGCAGACTTACGTTCAGATCCAAGCTCTGTCACTCACAATGCCGGGTAACCCTGAGAGTTCCTGAGTTCTCTTCAAACCTCTATTTCCTCAGTTGTAAAATAGCACTAAAAATGCTTCCTCTATCTCCCACCAAGGattgatataataagcaaaaaGGGCCACGGAAGAACTTGGAAAACTAAACCTACATCATATGCACTAATAGCACTAGCTAAGGTTTTTGGAGAATACTATATAGCAGGCTCTGTGTCAAGCACCCACATGCGTTAAATCGGGCTGTTGACTTCTGCTCTTAATCATTAAACCATGCAAACATGAGTAAGCTTGCCTAGTACTTCATTAACTCCTCTTCCGATCTAAGAATTCAGTAACTTCCAAGGAGGCAGTGGTGGTCTGTATCTTGCAGCTCATGACAGGGTTCATGGGGAAGTGGATGATCTTAGCATAGTGTTTTGTATGGCAGcgtttaaaaattcatttcttgaccgggcgtggtggctcgtgcctgtaaccccagcacttttggaggccgagtaGGCcagtcacctgaggtcgggagttcaagaccagcctggctaacatggtgaaaccccgactctactaaaaatacaaaaattagctgggggtggtggcgggcgcctgtaatcccagttacttaggaggctgaggcagaagaattgcttgaacctggaaggtggaggttgcagtgagccgagatcaagccattgcactctagcctggacaacaagagcaaaactccatctcaaaaataaaaataaaaattcatttcttgccaggcacagtggctcacgcctgtaatcccaacactttgggaggccaaggcaagtggatcacctgaggtaaggagtttgagaccaacctgggcaacatagcaagactccctctctgcaaaaaaacgaacaaaaaaaataGTCAGGCCTTGTGTAcctgactgtagtcccagctactcaggaggctgaggcaggagtgttgcttgagcccagcagttggaggctatgattgtgccactgcacaccagcctgggtgacagagcaagaccctgtttcttaaggaaaaaaaagattgaaaaaaaaaagctaattcaATTCAACCAGTTATTACTAACATATTGAGCTGATGGGACATGACTCAATATACTAAGGACGTCAAAAATCCAGAATTGTGCAATTGGGCAGGGACATGGGTAAGTAAGCAACTAATGAAATCAGGATAAGTGaggtaaaggtaaatatataatcAGACTACGTCATTCCCCCACTTATAACCCTCTCATAACtctctcagaaaaataataataataataataataattcctaaaTCTTTACTCAAATTACTGAAGCCCTGGTGATCTGGCCCTGACCTACCCCATAGATTTCTTCTACCACTCTCTCCCCTGCTGACTCAGCCCCAGCTACTAGAGCTTTCTTTCCAACTTGCCTCAACCCTAAGGCCTTTTCCGTGGCTGTGTTCTCCATCTAGCTCCCCAGCCCCaccattttcacttttttccttttcatttttatcctgGCTTAAATATTACCTCCCTGGACATTTTTCACTGGTCCTTCAATCTAAAGTAGCCAACCAGTCCCTCTCAATATTATTATCTTGTTTTCCTTAATCCATTTTATCTGTGTGTGCAATATATGTGGTGTCTGTCTCTATTCCCTCCTATAGAGTGCTGCCCGGTAGAATTTTAGTAATGGAGTTATTCTGGTAACGGAGTTATTCTGGTAACGGAGTTATTCTGGAACTGATGAGCCAGAGAGAGCCAAGACAGGGATGTGGAGCCAGTGCTCTGAGATGTTACATAACTGCACAATTCCATAGGATTTGAATTTGAATTCCATAGGATCGATTCTGTCTCCAGTAGAATATTGGTTACGGAGTTATTCTGTGTGAGTGTCGTGCACTacagcagccactagccacatatgactattgagcacttgaaatgtggctagggCAACCaaggcatttttaatttttttttttttccaagacagagcctgactctgtcacccaggctggagtgcagtgtcacaatctcagctcagtgcaacctccatctcctgggtttaagtgattctcttgccgcagtctcctgagtagctgggactacagacacgcgccaccatgcctggataatttttgtatttttagcagaggcagagtttctccatgttggccagactgggctggaactcctggcctcaagtgatgcgctCATCCCaacttccaaaagtgctggaattacaggtgtgagccaccatgcctggcctaaaaatttttatttaatttcattttaattaaaatttcagattgcttgagcccaggagacagtcTTCGGGGagttgagatggcaccactgcactcaagccttaGATGACAGagctttcaaaaaaataaattaaatataaaaaaataaaatttaaattgtcaCACATAGCGACTGTGTTGTGTGGCACCCAACTCCAGACCATAAACTCCTTTAAGGCAATTTAAGTGttgaagccaggcatggttgctcacacctgtaatccaaaggaggccgaggtgggaggatcacttgaggtcaggggttccaaaccagcctggacaacatggtgaaacccaactctaccaaaaatgcaaaaattagccaggcgtggtggcaggtgcctgtaacaccagctactcaggaggctgaggcaagagaatcgcctgaacccaggaggcagaatttaccctgagccgagatcatgccactgcactctggcctgggccacagagtgagacttctcaaaaaaaaaaaaaaagttattaattgaataaacaaatggaaacacaaacCCATAGGGAAAGACCATTCATTTTGATGACGGAATGTGGGGGGTGGGAAGAATTTCTTAAAAAGTGACACGTGAGAAGAATGAGTGGAGGGTGTTTCAAGTGGAGGAAATGATGAGCCAGAGAGAGCCAAGACAGGGACGTGGAGCCAAGGCTCTGAGATGTTACATAACTGTACAATTCCATAGGGTTGAATTTTCTGACACAGGACCATCTCCCATGAGAGACGCCTGTGTTCTAAAGACTCCCAAACAATATAGCacagtgaatttttttaatgagctaTACAACCTCCATGGATCACTACTCTTTAGGGCAAACTTCATGACCCCCTGAAGGATGCATCCCGGTTGTGGGGTAAAGCTGGAAGTGACAATACTTGGGCACCAAAGCTGAATTTCCAGCTGCTCACTAGGGAgctgcatctgtataaaccaaGATTAACGGCAGTGAATTGAAATGATTCAGaacatgggccgggcacggtggtgggtgcctgtaatcccagctacttgggaggctgaggcaggagaattgctcgaacccgggaggtggaggttgcagtgagctgagatcatgccactgcactccagcctggacaacagactgacacc
This genomic interval carries:
- the HAVCR1 gene encoding hepatitis A virus cellular receptor 1 isoform X1, which gives rise to MHPQVVILSLILHLADSVAGSVKVGGEAGPSVTLPCHYSGAVTSMCWNRGSCSLFTCQNGIVWTNGTHVTYRKDTRYKLLGDLSRRDVSLTIENTAVSDSGVYCCRVEHRGWFNDMKITVSLEIVPPKVTTTPIVTTVPTVMTVRTSTTVPMTTTVPTTTVPTTMSIPTTTTVPTTMTVSTTTSVPTTTSIPTTSVPVTTTVVPPMPLPRQNHEPVATSPSSPQPAETHPMTLQGAIRTEPTSSSLYSYTTDGNDTVTESSDGLWNNNQTQLFPEHSLRTANTTKGIYAGVCISVLVLLALLGVIIAKKYFFKKEVQQLSVSFSSLQIKALQNAVEKEVQAEDNIYIENSLYATD
- the HAVCR1 gene encoding hepatitis A virus cellular receptor 1 isoform X2; amino-acid sequence: MHPQVVILSLILHLADSVAGSVKVGGEAGPSVTLPCHYSGAVTSMCWNRGSCSLFTCQNGIVWTNGTHVTYRKDTRYKLLGDLSRRDVSLTIENTAVSDSGVYCCRVEHRGWFNDMKITVSLEIVPPKVTTTPIVTTVPTVMTVRTSTTVPMTTTVPTTTVPTTMSIPTTTTVPTTMTVSTTTSVPTTTSIPTTSVPVTTTVVPPMPLPRQNHEPVATSPSSPQPAETHPMTLQGAIRTEPTSSSLYSYTTDGNDTVTESSDGLWNNNQTQLFPEHSLRTANTTKGIYAGVCISVLVLLALLGVIIAKMFHLAAFKLKLCKMQLKRKSKQKTISTLRIVFMPRTNTQWCSLRVYAHECRRLNRHQHIRRLLDPKTIFLFQFHLAFQHVSDTG